From the Thomasclavelia ramosa DSM 1402 genome, the window TTAATATTACCATTACTATCTACAATTAGCAGCTTCAACGTTTCAGCAGTTTGAATATACGAAGACAGGACCCGATCTAGCTGACTAACTTGAGCCTCTGTAAAATAATGAATTTTCTCTTTGGCTGCTGCTACCTTATCATTAATGACACCGTACAAGATAAAAAATGATAGAATGCTCATTATCATAAATATTAAAATTGCAGCAATAAATGGCTTATGTTTCTTTATCATCACTCTACCCCCTATCATAACTATAGAACATAATTATATCACTATTTGCAACACTCCTCAATTTAAGTAATTTTAATAAAAAAACAACTATTACAAAAATAGCTGCTTTTCACTTATATTATACTTAATAATTTTGATTTTCTTTGATCATTTCAGCAAAGATTTCTTCTGATAAATGTTTTTTAGCAAACGGATAAACTACTGTATCCTCTTTTTCAATATGCCTTCTTAGTAACATACAATAAGCATGTCCATTTGAAATTATTGTTAGTTTATCAATTAACAAATGATTGCGATGATAACGTTGAAGTGCTTCATCCCACTGTTTAACATACAATCTTGCAAGATCATGTTCAACAATCATACCATGTCGAACCAAATTTTCAGCAACTTTACCTAAATACTCTATCATATATCTAAATAAAATCTTTTCTTCACGCTGATGATGTTCTTTATCAGCAAACTCTCTAATAAATAAAATATCTCTTTTCATTTGTTCATAATCAAAAATATTTGCTTCCATAAATTCTATTAAACGTTGCTCTAATTCATTAACAAATGCTAATATTTTTTGATGATCAGCTTCTAAATCTTTAATTATATTGTTTGTCATTTTATTCCTCCATCTTTAACATATAAGTATTATAATTAAGTCTTGAAAATACTATATGGCTATCTGAAAGTACCCCATCAAGCCAAGCTTTGCGATATTTTTGAAATATTTCAAAATCTAAATATTGATGAACCATTTCATTATATTCATAAATAATTTGATTTTCCTCTTGGCTCATTATTTTAATACCTTTATCACAAGGCATTCCATCGATAAGGTAATTATTAATTACTTTGAATAATTCTATGCAGTTATGATAGTTCTCATTGATTGAAATTTCTTTGCCAGCCTCGAACAACACTTCCCTAACTTCCTCAAAATCACTTTTTTCTATATGTTCAACAATAAATGCAAATCGTTTTTCTACTATCATCAATTCCATAGAAAGCCATTGATGAATTGCTTGATGATCAATAATTTCCTCTAGACTTCCATCTTGAATTGTGCCACATTCCTGAGCAACAATCTCATTAAGCTGGGGACAAATTCTTTTAAGAATCTTTTGATTTAATTGTTCTTGATATTGAATTTTTCTATATAACCAATAATGTACTGGCCCTAAAAACGCACTCATTAAATTCCTCCTACTGATTTAATTGTTTTAAAATTTCTTCAACATCTAAACCATGGACTAGACAAGCATCAGCTAAAGTTTCAGATTGCGATGCCGGACAACCAAGACACCCCATTCCACTATCGCTTAAAATTTGTGCTGCTTGTGGATCCATACCAATAATACTTCCAACTAGCATATCGCGATGAAACTTATCTTCTTTTTTTGTCTGAGGAAAAAATAAATTTAAATCTTCTTGAACACTTTGAATACCAGAAATTTGAAAATTATCTACAAGAAAATCAACAATATTAGGTGATAAAAAGGCTGGTAAAGTTGGTCCTAAATGAATATTTTTAACTCCTAATGATAACAATGCCAATAAAACAATTACAGCCTTTTGTTCATACCAGGCAATATTATAAATAACCGGTAACTCATTAATATCTTCTAATGCAAATACCTCTTTAAGTTTTAAAGCAATCATCGCTAGTGAATAAGAATCATTACATTGACCAGCATCTAATACTCGAGGAATACCATTGATTGTTCCTAAATCTAGTTTATTATAACGATATTTAGCACAACCAGCTGTTAAGATAACACTATCTGTCGGTAAGCTTTGAGCAAAATCAGTATAATATTGACGGGTTGGATGACGCCCATCACATCCCGCCATTACAACAAACTTTTTAATATCCCCATTTTTAACAGCTGTTACGATTTGGTCAGCCAACGCAAGTACTTGATGATGAGCAAAACCACCAACAATCTTACCAGTTTCAATTTGAGTAGGAGCTAAGCATTTTTTAGCATGCTCAATGATTTGTGAAAAATCCTTATAGCCGTGTTCATCTTTATCAATATGAACACATCCCTCAAAACCAACTGCTCCAGTTGTATAAACCCGTTCTTGATAACTAGCAAGTGGCGGTACTAAACAATTTGTTGTTAATAAGACCGGTCCATTAAAAGCCTTAAACTCTTCTCTTTGTTTCCACCAGGCATTACCATAGTTTCCAACAAAATTTGGATATTTTTTAAAAAATGGATAATAATGAGCAGGTAACATCTCACTATGAGTATAAACATCTATTCCCGTATCTTTAGTCTGTTCTAATAGCATTTCTAAATCTTTAAGATCATGACCAGAAACTAAAATTCCCGGGTTATTTCGAACTCCAATATTAACTTCTGTTATTTCTGGATTTCCATAAGTGCTAGTATTAGCTTGATCTAATAATTCCATTACCTGAACACCATATTTTCCAGTTTCCATCGTTAATGCTACATAATCATTTAAAGACATCGTTGAAGTTTCAATCTTAACCAAAGTAGTTTCAATAAAACGATCAATCTCATCTTTTCGAAACCCTAATGCATGAGCATGTTTATTATATGCTGCCATTCCTTTTAAACCATAAGTAATCAGCTGTTTTAAACTTCTAATATCTTCATCTGCTGTTTCTAAAACTCCAACCATCTGCATTCTTTTCTCAATTGCTTCTATCTCCATCTCCATCCAAAGAGCTCTGTTTGAAAGTACAGCTTGATCATCTAACTGTAAAAGCAGCTCTTTTTTTAAAGTAAGTGTTTTTCTAACAGCTTCAATAATCATTTGATCATCAAAGTTGGCATTAGTAATTGTAATAAATAGATTTTCACTCACTTGATCATCATATACATTATTGATTTCTTTACCTTTACAACGTACCTCATTAATTACCTCAGCTAAGCCTTTCGTAACATCAATTAATAAATCTTGCAGCCCTGCTGTTTCTGGGGTCTTTCCACAAACACCAACTTGACTACATCCCTGATTTCCTACTGTCTCTTGACACTGATAACAAAACATTTTATTTTCCATCATAATTTCTCCTTTATAATCTCTATATTTTTAATAATCACATTAATCGAGAGTATTAATCTTGACTCCACAGCCATACTATAATAAAGTATTTATAACATTTATGTTGTTTTTACAACAAAAGGAGCAAATTATGAAAAAATTACAAATTTTAAAACAATGTTCATTATTTAAAGGAATTGATCCTGCTGAAATTGAAAAACTATTAAACTGCTTGAAAAGCCATGAAAAAACATATCAAAAAAACGAAACAATTATCAGACAAGGTGATATTATTCATGAAATTGGATTAGTTCTTGACGGTCAAGCACATATTTATCATATTGATTTTTGGGGTAATAAAACAATTATTAGCGAAATTAAAGCCAGTGAATTCTTTTTAGAATCTTATGCCTGTGCCTTACAACAAGAAATTGATTTAAATGTCGTAGCTACAGAAATAACAACAATTCTTTTCTTAGATATCTCCCATCTTATTAGATCATGCCAACACTCATGTTCTTTTCATCATAAAATAATTCAAAATCTCCTTTCAATCGTCTCAAACAAAAATGTCCTTTTAACTCAAAAAATTCATCACTTAACTAGACGAACAACTCAAGAAAAAATTCTTTCTTATTTAAATTCGCAAGCACTAAAAAATAATTCTTTAACTTTTGAAATTCCTTTTAATCGTCAACAACTAGCTGACTACTTAGCAGTAGAGAGAAGTGCTTTATCTAGTGAATTAAGTAAACTACAGAAAAATGGTATTATTGCTTATAAAAAGAATACATTTCAACTAAAAAAATCATGAAAATATATAAATTCATGATTTTTATCATCTTCCCTCTTTAATCTTGTAATATTTCCAGATTTAATAATATCAATATTTTTAGCAATCTTCTTTTCTAGAATAGTCATTTTAATCCTCCTTTAAATTTCCAAACTATTCCCGTCATTCCAATGCATCGTTTCATCAAAATTCCCCTTTTGATTATAAAGATAATATCTCTAACTGTCTTTTTTTACTAAAGCTCGACAATACCAACTCATAAGCCTCATCTAACATATCCTTTAGTAATTGATCGCTAATCGAACCATTTACTTTTATTGAATTCCAATGTTTTTTATTCATATAGTAACCAGGAATTATATCTTCATGCTGTTCTTGAAGATCCATTCCGTTTTCTGGTCTTAATTTTAAAGTTATATAATATGGATTATCTTGTTCATCTAGACAAACTGCCACACACATCTTACCGTCAATAACATATCTAATCCAATTCCATTCTGTTTGAAGATTTTTAGAAATTCCCGCCTTCGCTAATAAATAACTGTCTATCCATTCATATTTCACCTTTTAATCTCCTTTGACCCCTGTTTAACCAATTAATGCACTAAACAAAATATACATTAAAGTTCCAAACATAAAAATACTCCCTAAAACAACCAAATAAAGCTTTTTATTCATTGCTAGATAGGCAATATATTCTCTTAATACAGCATTGGCTAAATAATAGAAAGCAGTCTTACCACCTAATCCGCTCATTATCAGACCAACTTGGCGGGCATAAATACCTGCCCTCATTAAATGATAACTACTGCTGGCATAAGCGCATTTATAGTTTTCACCATGGCTTTTTTCTTCCATGACCGCTTTAGAAAACTGCATGTTTTCAAGAGTGTTTTTAGACTTTTCTTCCGTTATAATTAATTCTTCACTATAACCCTGTTCAATCGCATACTCTTTCATTGCTAGAGCTTCGGCTCTCGTTTCATCACTTCCTTGTCCTCCGGACATCAACAAATAAGGTGCAAATCCTTTTTTCTTTTCTTGCTTTTTAGCAAACTTTAAAGCCGCTTGTATACGCTTTGCTAATAAAGGAGAAACATTTCCATTAATTAGTCCACTTCCTAAAACAATGATATAATTTAAATTTTTTCTAGGATGAAAAAGATTTGTTAATATCAAAGTTTCTATAAATAAGAAAATATGAAAAGTAAGAAATAAGATCATTACGATCAGGCCACTCCACAATGCCATAATTGGTAATGGTGGATTAATCCTACCTAAAAATGATGATAGTGTAATCAGTAAAATTATCCCTACCGCTACCAACAAAGTCAAAATATGCGAAAGACTGAACCTCTCTTTTCGAAGAATGATAACACTATTTATTAATAAGAATGCAATTAAGATATAGACTCCAAATAATAAAACAAACAAGGCAAATAAAAAAATTACACCAACTAATAAATATACTAATCTATTTGAATAATTAATTCCTAACATTACTAAAAAACTAGCAAAGGTACTTAAAAACATGAAAAATAAAAAGCCAGCTAGTAAGTTTATATTTTGCTTTCTTTTTATCCTCCAAAATGCGCCTAACCATAAAAGTGTTAGAATAACCAAGATCAATATATAGGGCATCATTTTACCACCGGCTTTCTTTCAACTCTATTATAGACTAATAACGCCGATATACCAAATAATACACTTTTTCAAAACTAAATACACCGTGATAGTTTCTATATTATTCATTATTCAGGATTAAACGTATAACACTAAAAAGTACAAATTCCTTTGTACTTTTCTCTGCTTAAAAATGTGTTTCATCAATATCAAGATTGTCTAATGCTTGATTAATAGCCGCCATCTCCTGTTCAGTCAACTCAACTTCCATTGCTCCTAAATTTTCTTCCAAACGATGTATTTTGGTTGTTCCTGGAATAGGAACAATCCAATCTTTTTGATTAATCTCCCAAGCTAGAACAATTTGTGCGCTAGTAGCATTTTTACGTTCAGCAATTTCTTGCACTAAATCTAATAAGGCCTGATTACGTTTCATTACTTCAGGATTAAAACGTCCCATATTATTTCTAAAATCACCTTCAGCATACTTTGTTGCTAGCGTATATTTACCTGATAAAAATCCGTTTCCTAGTGGAGAATAAGCAACAAATCCTACATTTAACTCCTCACAAACTTTAAACACTTCCTTTTCAGGCTGTCTAAAGACCATTGAATACTGATTTTCAATACAAGTTACTGGACATACCGCATGTGCTCTTTTTAAATAATCTAATGGTGCATTTGATAAACCCCAATGTTTTATTTTTCCTTTAGCTATTAACTCTTTCATCACGCTAGCCACTATTTCTGGTTCTACTTCAGGATCAACTCGATGTTGATAATATAGATCAATATAATCAACGCCTAGTCGTTTTAACGATCCCTCTAATTGTTCTCTAATCGAATCCGGCTTACTATTTAAAATATTTTGTGGTTTACCATCAACGATTTCTTGTCCATAAATACCAAATTTTGTAGCAATAATTACTTCATCTCGAGGGAAAATCTCCAATGCTTTACCTAATAAAACTTCATTTGCTTCACCATATACAACAGCTGTATCAAAAAAATTGCATCCTAAAGTAACCGCATGTCTAATTAATTTAATCATCTCTTCACGATCAGCAGGAGCCCCATAAGCATGATCCATTCCCATACATCCAAGCCCAATAGCAGATACTTCTAATCCTTGACCTAATATTCTCGTTTTTCTCATTTTTATCTTCTCCTATATTTATATTTCTTTTGCATCTTTATAATATATAATTATTTATAAACATAGAAGTCTCAATAAGTAGTATCGATATAACCTTAGGGTTATATCGATACTATATATCTAAAACTCTTTTTACTGCATTAACAAACTCAATAACTTGCCGTGAAGGCTCTAATGAAAACAATAAACCATAAGGCATATAATAATCCCATTCAACTGGAATAGTTTTAATTAAAGGATGAATATTTTTCCAGCTCTTGACACTCATAAGCAAACTTTTATTATTTTCGCATTCATTAAAAACAGAGATATCAAAAAACTCAAACTCTTTGATTATAATAGTAGGATCATTTTTAATTAAATCATCACGCATTTCATCAACATATTTATTCCAGCCTCTTTTAATCAGCATTAATTCACGTCCATGAATATCTTGCAAAGACAGCTTATCTTTGTTACTTAATTCATCATAAATAGATAAAGCAAGACAAATTGATTCTTTTTTTATTTCTAGAGAATCACAGCCCCGCTGTTTGAAATTATCCTTTTCAAATACACCAGCAACCAAATCAATATTATCGCCTAAATTAGCTAGTATTTCTCGAGCATTTTCCGGAGTATTTTCAAATGGAATTAGTTGAATTCTTAAATTAGGACATAATTCATGAATCCGCGGCCATAAATCGATAAGAAATTGACTTGGTGTTGTATTTGATGTTCCAATTCTTATTACCATTTCTTCTTTTTCCATCGCCTTGTGTGCTCGTACAATTGAATCCTTTGCATATTTAATTAAATATTTGGCATCCCTGTATAAAGATGCTCCTGCTGGTGTCAAAGATACCCCTTGATGAGTTCTTTTTAGAAGTTTTAAACCCAAATTTGTCTCTAGAATATTTATCTGTTTAATTACAGCACTAGGACTAATAAATAAGTCCTCAGCAGCTTTAGAGAAACTACCGCGATCAACAACCTTTATAAATGTTTCTAATTGAGGGTTATACATATTCTCACTTCCTTTATTCTATTTTAAATTATTTAAAGAATAGTTAAAATGTTTTTATAACCTATTTTTCTTATTCATCACATTTTTATTAGATATATATATTGTTATTCTCGTCCATGCCAGCAGTTAGCTAGTTTAAACATTGTTTCCATATCTAATATTCCTCCCGTTAATATCTTTCCCTTAAGTTCTGGGTTTTCCATCGCACTTGATAAAATAATTCTTTTTAAAGTTATTGTTGAGATATTCGGCATACTTGATTTTAATAACGCTGCTGCTCCTGCTACATGTGGGGCTGCCATTGAAGTTCCATTCAAGGGGCTATACTCACCAGCAAGGTCAAGACTGAGAATGTTTGTTCCAGGGGCTGCTATATCAACAGTTTTAAGACCATAATTTGAAAAACGGGCTAAAGTATCATAGGGATCGACCGCTGCTACAGAAATAATATTTTTACAATCATATGATGCTGGATACATTGGATCAACATCATTGTTAGTTCCATCATTTCCAGCCGAAGCAACAAATAAGCCATCATACTGATCAATGGCATCTTTTAAAGCTTGTGAATAAGCTCGTCCACCCCAACTGGCATTTAAAATAGAAATCTTATAATAATTTGCAAAATCTATTGCCGCAATTGCCGAAGCAACATCAAGACCAAATTTTAAAGCTGCTACTCTTACTTGCCAGCATACTCCAGTAATACCAATACGATTATTTCCAACTGCACCAATCGTCCCTGCAACATGACTACCATGACCATCTATATCCATTGAATCACTACTATTATCTGCAAAGTTCCAGCCATAAATTAATCTTCCATTCCACGTAGTCCACATATTTTCTCTTATGTCCGGATGATTTTGATCTATTCCTGTATCAATCACTCCAACACTGATACTACTATCACCAGTTGTATAATCCCATGCAAGTGGTGCATTGATTTTTTGAATTCCCCAAAGCTGATTGTATAAAGGATCATTTGAGATAATATGCATTTCTTCAATATAATCCGGTTCTGCATAAACAATATATGGACTTGATGATAATTTTGCAACTGCATTAGTAACTGCATGAGGATTTTTATCTTTTAAATAAATAAGAACTATATTAGTTCCCTCATTTAGACTTTCAGTATTCTTTGAATGGAAGATGATTTCTGCTTTTTCATAATCAATCCCATCTAAAACAAGATCAATATAATAGTCTAGTACATCTTTAGAAGTAATATTTATATTTAATGCTACAATTACTTTTCCAAGCTCATAATTATTATTCATTTTACTTCCTCCTTACCTATATACTTTATATTTTATGATACTATTTCCAATTCATTACTATATTTATTGCAGCGCTTTGTTGAAAATAAAACTGTATAGCAGGAATAAAGTGAATTTTGTTTGCTAAACTATGGTAATTAAAAAATTGACTCTTAACATGTGAAAGTGTCAATCCAAAACTTAATCAAATTATCTTTATATTTTTTATAATTTCATATATTTTCTCCTGTCGTTAATTTTTTCAACTAATTATACGTACTAAAAAAAATAAATTTCAATTCAACTTACCTTTTTTAATATTGAGAACTTGTGTACTAAATAAAACAATATCCTTATTACATCTTGCCTGATTGTTTATCTATTTTTTCTTCATGTGTAACGTAATAGTACACCTTTTATAAAATCAAAAAGTACTGATTTAATCATATTTTTATTATGTTTAATATATTTTTGAAGATTATTTATTTCTATTTTTACGGAAAATCTATGACTTTTATTTATGGGCGTATAAAGATTAGATGGAAAGTGTGTCAGTTGAAATATATAATAATTATTCTCAACAAGAATAGAATTACTCCCTATCCTATAAATTTTATTTGCCTTAGATATTCATTTTGGATATTCTTGTAGATAATTCATTAATATTTGCAAATATATTATCTATCACTCTACCAAATTCTTCATCACTCTTACCTGTTGGATCATCCAAATTCCAATCTTCCTTGTATCTGCAAGGAAGAAATGTACAATTAACATTACATCCCATAGTTATAACAATATCTACTTCTGGAATATCGACTAGTAACTTAGGGTGTTGTGTTTTTTCCATATCCATATCATATCGTTTTTTCATTATCCTAACAGCATCCTGATTTATTTGCGGTTTTACTTCTGTTCCTGCTGAATAGCTTTCAAATACATCAGAAGCAAACAATTTTGCTATTGCCTCTGCAATCTGGCTTCTACAAGAATTATGAACACATATAAATGCGACTCTTGGCATATTATTCATTTCTTTCAAATTGTTTAATATTAAATAAAAACAATAATAAGCAATTTCATCTCGCTTAAATCCCCTTCACAAAAAACACCTTGTTTCAATGATTCATCCATCTATTGTTAATATGATATTCTTAACTTCTTCTATCGTTAAAACCTTTCCAAAAGATACTACTTTCTCATCAATTACAAGCGCAGGTGTAGACATAATCCCATAGCTTGCTATTTCTGTAAAATCTGTGATATGTTCTATACTCATTTCCTGTCCTAATTCATCCAAGGCTTCTTTAACATTTTTCTCTAAAGTTGCACATTTAGCACAGCCAGAACCTAAGACTTTAATTCTTGAACCCTTATCTTTCTTTTCCAATCCTCTCTTCATACTCCCATCACCACATTGAACATTACAACAATTTTTCTCTTTTTTCTTAAATAATTTCATCACTTATTTCTCCTTTTATTCATAATTAAATTTTGAGACAACATCTAATAATGGATTTTCTTATCTAGGAACTGCCATCATCCATTTATCATCTAGATATTGATTTATAACTAAAATAATTTCTTTAACAAAATCTTCTTTCCCGTCCTACCTTAATTATAACCCCAAACATGTACATCCACCAACTGAGTGAATTGAATAGTTAAAACCACTTTTTAACATTTAATTAATCTCCATCGTTATATTAAAATGTACAATATTTCTCATATTAAACATATCTTCTACATTAATAGAAATGAAAATATATTAAACATAAAACCTACAGATATAATACCTACTGTTACTATTGCCACAAATACAATCATAAGTTTTCTCTTCACTGCCTTTGATAGCATAATCATTGATGGTAAAGATAATGTTGTAACAGCCATCATAAATGATAAAACAGTTCCAAGCCCTGCCCCTTTTAACAATAGACTTTCTGCTATAGGAATTGTTCCAAATATATCAGCATACATAGGTACACCAACTACTGTTGCAAGTGGAACAGAATAAAAATTATGATCACCTAGTATAGACTGTATCCAATGTTCGGGTATTACATTATGAATGACTGATCCAATAGCAACACCTACAAATATATATATTGATACTTTCTTAACTGTTTCTATGACTTGTTCTTTTGCAAAGTTTCGTCTATCTTTGACTGTTAAGCTCACAAAACCAACATCTACATTATCTGTCTGTTTAATAAAATCAGCCACTTGGTCATCCATACCAAGTTTTTCTATCAACCTTCCCCCAACAACAGATATAATCAAACCAGCTATAACATATAACACCGCCACTTTCCATCCGAATATGCTCATTAATAATATCAGCGCTCCTAGATCAACCATAGGTGAAGAAATCAGAAACGAGAATGTTACGCCTAAGGGTAAGCCTGCACTTGTAAATCCCATGAAGATAGGAATCGATGAACAACTACAAAACGGTGTAACTGTTCCAAGTAAAGCTCCTAATATATTTGCCCAAATACCATAAAATCTTCCTAATATCTTTTTTGTTTTTTCTGGTGGAAAATAACTTTGAATATATGAAATAATATAAATCAATACCGATAATAATATAAATATCTTAATACTATCATAAATAAAAAAATGCAACATCCCACCTATTTTTTCATCTATATTTAATCCAATGCTAGTTAATATTGATCCAATCAATTCATTTAACCATCGCATCCCAAGAATCTGGTCTTGAAAAAACAGCAAAATTTGACTCATAGCACCCTCCTTATATCGATATATTTCGATGTATAAAACAAATAAATTTCCACCTATTTAGTGGTGGTAATTTATACAACAGTTAACTTATTTACATATTTCATACTTTGAGCTGTTGTAAATATTCTATTGCAAACTGTATACCATCTTTAGATAAAGAATAATGAGACCATTTCCCATCTTTTCTAACATTTACAATTTTAGCGTCAGTTAACAGTTTCATATGGTGCGATAACGTAGATTGGCTAACATCTAATATATCTAACAATTTACATGCGCAATGTTCACCGGATTTCAAAATATCTAATATTCTTAAACGATTAGGATCGCAGAATGCTTTAAAAACCTTAGCATCTTGATTAAACTGTTTTTCCATCAAACCACCTCATATCTATCTTCTTCGATGTGATATTAACATACATATCGATATTCGTCAATATATTTGTAAAATATATCGTAATTATAGTGCTTGAAAGAAATGATATTATTCTTAGATTCATGCATATAAAAAGCAGATATCATTTAAGAAATCTGCTTCATTCTCACGAAATTCTCACAAGAAAATACATGACTTTACTTATTCTTCATATGAGGGAATAAAATTACCTCACGGATTGATTCTTGTCCAGTTAATAACATAACAAGTCTATCAATTCCCATACCCATTCCACCTGTTGGTGGTAATCCATATTCCAATGCTTCTACATAATCTAAATCCATTTCATTAGCTTCATCATTACCTAATTCTTTTTCTTTTAACTGATTAGCAAATCTTTCATACTGATCAATTGGATCATTTAATTCAGTAAATGCATTAGCATATTCATTACCACAGATAAATAATTCAAAACGTTGTGTAAAACGTGGATCATCTAAATTCTTCTTTGCAAGTGGTGAAATCTCAATTGGATGACCATAGACAAATGTCGGTTCAATAATTGTTTCTTCAACATATTTTTCAAAGAATTCATTGATAATATGACCATAGCCAAAATGAGGTTCTACCTCAATATGATGCTCTTCTGCTAATTTCTTAGCATCATCAAAGCTTAATTGATCAGCAAAATCAATTCCTGTTTTTTCTTTAATTGCATCTGTCATTGAAATACGTTTAAATCCTGGTGCTAAAGAAATCTTATTTCCCTTATATTCTAACTCATATGTACCACAAACTTCATTAGCTGCATTTGAAATAATTCCTTCAGTTAAATCCATCATCCCTTCAAGGTCACTAAAGGCTTTATAAACTTCAATTGTTGTAAATTCAGGATTATGTGTTCTATCCATTCCTTCATTTCTGAATAAACGTCCAATTTCATAAACCGCATCCATACCACCAACAATTAATCTCTTTAATCCTAATTCAGTTGCAATACGTAAATAAAAATTCATATCCAAAGCATTATGATGAGTAACAAAAGGTCTCGCACTGGCACCACCTAAAATTGGATTTAATACAGGTGTTTCTACCTCAACATAGCCTTGATTATCTAGATAATGTTGAATAGAACGGATTATTTTTGGTCTTGCAAAAGCAATTTTACGAGCTTCTTCATTCATGATTAAATCAACATATCTTCTTCTATAACGTTCTTCAACATCACTTAATCCATGATATTTTTCTGGTAAAGGACGTAAAGCCTTAGTTAAATGAGTATACTCTTCAACCTTAATAGAACATTCCCCTGTATTTGTCATAAATACGGTTCCTTTTACACCAACGATATCTCCAATATCACCTTTTTTGATAATTTCATAAACATCTTCACCGACTGCATCCTTACGTACATATAACTGGATTTGACCATCTCGATCTTGAATATGCATGAAGCACACTTTCCCTTTGCGACGCTTTGTCATAATTCTTCCAGCGACTTTAACCTCAACAGCCATTTCTTCTAATTCTTCATGCGTCTTATCACCGTAAGTTTCCTTAATTTCTTTTGAATATGCAGTAACATCAAACCGTTGTCCAAAAGGATCAATTCCCTTATCTACTAGCTCTTGTAATTTTTCACGGCGAACTAACTCTTGTTCGCTAAACTTTCTTTCTTCCATTTTTTCCTCCTAAAATATAAAAAACTCTCATCCGCTAAAGGGACGAGAGTATCGTGGTACCACCCTAATTCG encodes:
- the lysS gene encoding lysine--tRNA ligase; this translates as MEERKFSEQELVRREKLQELVDKGIDPFGQRFDVTAYSKEIKETYGDKTHEELEEMAVEVKVAGRIMTKRRKGKVCFMHIQDRDGQIQLYVRKDAVGEDVYEIIKKGDIGDIVGVKGTVFMTNTGECSIKVEEYTHLTKALRPLPEKYHGLSDVEERYRRRYVDLIMNEEARKIAFARPKIIRSIQHYLDNQGYVEVETPVLNPILGGASARPFVTHHNALDMNFYLRIATELGLKRLIVGGMDAVYEIGRLFRNEGMDRTHNPEFTTIEVYKAFSDLEGMMDLTEGIISNAANEVCGTYELEYKGNKISLAPGFKRISMTDAIKEKTGIDFADQLSFDDAKKLAEEHHIEVEPHFGYGHIINEFFEKYVEETIIEPTFVYGHPIEISPLAKKNLDDPRFTQRFELFICGNEYANAFTELNDPIDQYERFANQLKEKELGNDEANEMDLDYVEALEYGLPPTGGMGMGIDRLVMLLTGQESIREVILFPHMKNK